The following are encoded in a window of Peromyscus eremicus chromosome 12, PerEre_H2_v1, whole genome shotgun sequence genomic DNA:
- the LOC131922860 gene encoding LOW QUALITY PROTEIN: cGMP-gated cation channel alpha-1-like (The sequence of the model RefSeq protein was modified relative to this genomic sequence to represent the inferred CDS: inserted 1 base in 1 codon) produces the protein MSKIFGLHTGFDTDFARERYVYSLYWSTLTLTTIGETPPPVLDSEYVFVVVDFLIGVLIFATIVGNIGSMISNMNAARAEFQARVDAIKQYMNFRNVSKDMEKRVIKWFDYLWTNKKTVDEKEVLRYLPDKLRAEIVINVHLDTXKKVRIFADCEAGLLVELVLKLQPQVYSPGDYICKKGDIGREMYIIKEGKLAVVADDGITQFVVLSDCSYFGEISILNIKGSKAGNRRTANIKSIGYSDLFCLSKDDLMEALTEYPDAKTMLEEKGRQILMKDGLLDINIANLGSDPKDLEEKVTRREGSVDLLQTRFARISAEYESMQQKLKQRLTKVEKFLKPLIETEFSALEELGGESEPAE, from the exons ATGTCGAAGATATTTGGGTTACACACAGGGTTTGACACAGATTTTGCCAGAGAAAG GTATGTCTACAGCCTTTATTGGTCTACACTGACCTTGACAACCATTGGTGAGACTCCACCTCCTGTGCTGGATTCCGAGTACGTCTTTGTGGTGGTTGACTTCTTAATTGGAGTCTTAATCTTTGCCACCATCGTCGGTAACATAGGTTCCATGATTTCCAATATGAATGCAGCCCGGGCAGAATTCCAAGCAAGAGTCGATGCTATCAAACAATACATGAATTTCCGAAATGTGAGCAAAGATATGGAAAAGAGGGTTATTAAATGGTTTGACTACCTGTGGACCAACAAAAAAACAGTGGATGAGAAAGAAGTCTTGAGATACCTACCTGACAAACTAAGGGCAGAAATCGTCATCAACGTCCACTTAGACA CTAAAAAGGTTCGAATCTTTGCCGACTGTGAAGCTGGTCTACTGGTGGAGCTGGTGTTGAAACTCCAGCCCCAGGTGTACAGTCCTGGGGATTACATATGTAAGAAAGGGGATATTGGGCGAGAGATGTACATCATCAAAGAAGGCAAACTTGCTGTGGTGGCTGATGATGGAATCACACAGTTTGTGGTGTTGAGTGACTGCAGCTACTTCGGCGAGATCAGCATCCTGAATATCAAAGGCAGCAAGGCTGGGAACCGAAGAACAGCCAACATTAAAAGCATTGGGTACTCTGACCTGTTCTGCCTCTCAAAGGATGACCTCATGGAAGCTCTTACGGAGTACCCGGATGCCAAAACTATgctggaggagaaagggaggcagaTCTTAATGAAAGACGGTCTACTGGATATAAACATTGCGAATCTGGGCAGTGACCCTAAAGACCTGGAAGAGAAGGTCACGCGAAGGGAGGGGTCCGTTGACCTCCTGCAAACACGATTTGCCCGCATCTCGGCTGAATACGAGTCCATGCAGCAGAAACTCAAGCAAAGGCTAACCAAGGTCGAGAAGTTTCTGAAACCACTTATCGAAACAGAATTTTCAGCTCTTGAGGAACTCGGAGGAGAAAGCGAGCCCGCAGAGTGA